The genomic segment TCCAGCCGGAGGTAAGTCCTTTATTCAGTATATGGAGGTATTCCTCACCCAAGGGTGACAGACCGTGCTTGATTAGTTCCGTGGCTTTTTTATAGGAGAAACGGAGGCTAACATTTTTGATTAAAGGGGTATAGAGATCATACATATGGATGGAATCAAGGTTAAGAACCCGTTTTTTTAAAAGGACATATTGATGCAGTGGGGATAGATTTTCTCCCACGGTTTGAATCAAATTATCGTAAACTGCGAGGGGAACATTATCTGATTCCAGCGCGGATGCTAAAACAGATTGATACTTTCTGGTTTTAGCGTAGAAAATGTTTTTCTTTATATTTCCCCCCAGTGTGGCAGCGAAAGTATTGCGATATTGTGCATAGGTACCAAATAAATGCTGGAAGGCTTGCTGCCGCACTTGTCGGTTACCGGAGCGAATCAATGTATTATAACGACCTTCGCTTAATTGAACGGTGGAGCCATTGTCGTCGAGAGTTTCAGGGAATTTCATATCGGCGTGGGCCAGCAGGTTAAAGATGGTTTCCGGTGCCTGTGTTGCTTCGCTGGAAAGAGATAAAATCGTTTCTTCTTCCGGGGATAGCACATGTTGTTTTTGACGGGCCAGGTTTTCAAAATAGAAAGCATATTCATTCAGTTTTTGATTTTCCTTACGGTATTGTTGTAAAAGTGTATCTGCCATAGTTAAAATCTCAGGTTCAATAAAGGCGGTGGCTGCTCCGGCTTCTGCCAATAATGACTCAACTTGTCCTGTTAGTGCCTGAAACTTAGCCTTAGCCGTGTTTTCGTCGCGATGCATACGGGCAAAGGAAAAAAGTTTGCTGCTTATGATAGCCAGTGTGGTGTTAAGTTGCAGACAATCGGCCAAGGTCTGAGAGGAGGTTGACAATTTGCCCTGGTATTGTTTAACTGTTGTCAGCAGTGATTTCACTTTGGCGAAATCTTGTTGCCACAACTCTTCGGTTTTGTAAATATCCTCTAAATGCCATTTGTATTCAGCGGGAATTTCTTCACGTTCAGGTACGTGGGCTCCGGTTTGTTCCCGTTCTGCAGGATTTGCAGCTAATAAATTAAACAGGTACTTTGCAAGCAGTTGTTTAGGCATTGAAAATTCTCCTTTAGCTGAGTAGAATATATTGTACTATATTAGTAGTTTTACATGTATTTTCCTGTATAGCATTTGAAAAAATCTTCTTTCTATACCTTGAAATAACGCATAATGCCATTAGCGATATATTCAGCCGCTTTATTTCGTCCGTCGGCGCTGCTAAGCAGCAATTCTTCTTCCGGGTTGGAGATAAAAGCGACTTCAATGTGAACCGAAGGCATAGCGGTATAACGTATGGCATAAAAACTGCCGAATCTGACACCCCGGTCTTTAGTGCCCAAGCCTTCCACTAAAGAATTTTGTATACAGGCTGCCAGTCTGGCTGATTCGGCATTGCCGTAGTGATAGGTGGTCGTACCCGATACCTGAGAATCGGCGAAGGAATCATTATGAATACTGACAAAAATATCGGCATGACTTTCGTTGGCAAGAGAAACCCGTGCCGCTGCCGTTTCCTGGCTATTGGAGGTTGAAGCTATATCGGTGTCCTCGTCGTGGGTCATTAAGATGCTTGCACCGTTTCTTTCCAGCCGGTCTTTTACCAGCAGGGCAATTGCCAGGTTGTTCTCTTTTTCCAAACTATTGGCAAAACCAATAGCGCCAGTGTCCTGACCGCCATGGCCAGGATCTAAACAAATAACCTTTCCGGTCAAACGGGTACTTTCCGGTTCTTCCAAAATTGCAGGCAGCCGTTCGGTAAGTTGAGCAATATTTTGCGTGGATATATACACAAGCTCTTTCGTCGTATCATAGTCCAGTTTCCAGTGGAGTGTCCGGGCTAATGATCTTAATGTAATTAGTATATCCCTGTTAACACGAATATTAACAGGTAACACCTGACCGTTTAAGATGACCCGCATGATTTGCACCTTCCTTGCCATGCTGATTATGTTAATATATTATATGCGGGTAGGTTTAGCATGGTGCCTGGTTTAAAATAATAATGAAAGTGATTATAAATAATAGAAAGTAGTGGTTAATATAAAAACATTATTAATAACGCTTAATGCCAAATACATTCATTCTTCTTTGGCGCTGCGGTATTTACAGGCCTATTGCAGTGAGGGCTGCGGTGAAATAGGCATCAAAGAGTACACGATTAATAATAAGTTGCTGAATATTCTTAGCGATGTATATAAGGAAAAGCCTGATGTTATAGGTGTTGCCTGTTATATATGGAACATTGAGATGACCATGAGTTTAATCAGGCTGATCAAGAAGGTATTGCCCCGTACCGTGGTTATCGTGGGCGGTCCGGAGGTTTCCTATGATCCGGCTGTCATTATGCAGGAACAGCCGGACATTGATTATCTTATTCAAGGCGAGGGGGAAGTGGTTTTAAAAGCATTGCTAAGAGTATTGGCGGGTTATGGTACGGTGGATTCTATCGACGGGCTGGCCTTTCGGACTGATGGCGGACAGGTTATGATAAATGGCATTAGTCAAACGGTTGCTTGTTTGGATGAAGTACCTTTTCCTTATACTGAATCAAGTATGAAGGAGTTAAAGGACAAAATTATTTATTACGAATCCACCAGGGGATGTCCGTTTAATTGTCAGTACTGTTTGTCAAGTGCTACGGCCGGCGTTCGGTTCCGGAGTTTGGAGCTGGTGTATGAAGAGCTGACTTTCTTCATTAAGCACAACGTAAGGCAGGTTAAGTTTGTTGACCGCACTTTTAATGCCGCCAAACGGCATTATTTGCCGATCATGCATTTTTTGTCCCGTCAGGAGTGTGAAACGAATTTCCATTTTGAAATAGCTGTAGACCTATTAGATGAAGAAGATATTTATTTTTTAAAAGATGTCAAAGCAGGGAGATTTCAATTTGAAATCGGAATTCAATCTACTAATGGACCAACTTTGCAAGCGATCAGCCGGGTTAATCATTGGGATAAAATTACCCGGAATGTGGCAGGTTTAAGAGCGATTGACAATATTCATCTTCATTTAGATTTAATTGCCGGTTTACCGGAAGAAAGCTACTGGCAGTTTGGACAATCCTTTAATCAGGTTTATCAGCTAAAGCCGCACATGGTGCAGCTTGGTTTTTTAAAGATGCTTAAAGGGGCAGGAATACGAAAGAACGCCCAAAAGTATGATTACATATATACTGATTATGCGCCCTATGAAGTATTGGCAAACAACTCAATCAGTTATGAGGAACTTAGCCGGCTTAAAATATTGGAAGGATTGGTTGATCAATTTTATAACAGCGGACGGTTTCAATATGTGCTGCCTTTTTTGATTGAACAATATGGAGGGGATGCTTTTGCTTTCTTTCACTTCCTCACCGTTTATTGGGAAAACCGGCAGTATAATATGGTTGACCATAGCGTTAAGGCCTGCTATAAGCATTTAATCGATTTTTATAATGAGCAAAAACCGGTGACCCAGCCGGAGCTATTGAAAGAACTGCTGAAATTTAATGCACTCATGGTAGAAGGGGGAAGTGTTAAGCCGGAGTTTTTACCATGGGACGATAGCTGGGAACAGGAAAAAACAGAGTTTTGGCGATCGACAGAGACTGTAATGAAATATATACCGGACTATCAATTTACAACGTGGCGCGAACTAAAAAAGCATTACTATATCGAAGTATTTAGCTTTAACGTGGCAAAGTACTTTTTCCAGCCGCAGGCCATGCAGCAGGAATTGACGCCCATTCTTATTTCTTATAAAACAAAGACAAGCTATCAAATTATTGATAGGCAGGATTTCTGTCTGGAGAAGAGGTCTAAATAATATTATGCGTTATAATGCATATTCGGAATATCTGCGGCAACGTTATGGAGAAAAAGTCTACAAGTTACCTGTCAGCCTGCCGGTAACCTGTCCAAACAGGGATGGAAGCTGCGGGGTGCAAGGTTGCGTTTTTTGCGGTGCCATTGGAGCCGGTTATGAGAATCTACCGGCATCGATGACGGTAACTACCCAAATCAATGCAAACCGGGAACATATTGCTCCCAAATATAAAGCCCGGAAGTTCATCCCCTATTTTCAAAATTTCAGCAATACCTATTTGCCTATAAAAAAACTCGAAGCATATATTAGGGAGGCCTGTCAACCGGATGTTGTGGGTATTGCCCTGGCAACCAGACCGGATTGTATTAATGATGAATATTTGAAAATGCTGGCCCAAATAAAAGAGGATTTT from the Propionispora vibrioides genome contains:
- the pepF gene encoding oligoendopeptidase F, producing MPKQLLAKYLFNLLAANPAEREQTGAHVPEREEIPAEYKWHLEDIYKTEELWQQDFAKVKSLLTTVKQYQGKLSTSSQTLADCLQLNTTLAIISSKLFSFARMHRDENTAKAKFQALTGQVESLLAEAGAATAFIEPEILTMADTLLQQYRKENQKLNEYAFYFENLARQKQHVLSPEEETILSLSSEATQAPETIFNLLAHADMKFPETLDDNGSTVQLSEGRYNTLIRSGNRQVRQQAFQHLFGTYAQYRNTFAATLGGNIKKNIFYAKTRKYQSVLASALESDNVPLAVYDNLIQTVGENLSPLHQYVLLKKRVLNLDSIHMYDLYTPLIKNVSLRFSYKKATELIKHGLSPLGEEYLHILNKGLTSGWIDVYENKGKQTGAYSWGTYGVHPFVLLNYHGKYDDVSTLAHEMGHALHSYYSHNTQPYPTASYTIFSAEVASTTNEILLLHHMLNTTEDKDTRLYLINQHLEQVRATVYRQTMFAEFEKMLYTKAEEGESITADLLDQEWHALNRKYYGPDIVIDKEINVEWARIPHFYWSFYVYQYVTGYSAATTLAEKILQEGPSAQKKYINFLKSGGSDYSINLLKAAGVDMSSPKPIEITLKKFTALLQDFQNLLTSY
- a CDS encoding N-acetylmuramoyl-L-alanine amidase family protein, with translation MRVILNGQVLPVNIRVNRDILITLRSLARTLHWKLDYDTTKELVYISTQNIAQLTERLPAILEEPESTRLTGKVICLDPGHGGQDTGAIGFANSLEKENNLAIALLVKDRLERNGASILMTHDEDTDIASTSNSQETAAARVSLANESHADIFVSIHNDSFADSQVSGTTTYHYGNAESARLAACIQNSLVEGLGTKDRGVRFGSFYAIRYTAMPSVHIEVAFISNPEEELLLSSADGRNKAAEYIANGIMRYFKV
- a CDS encoding B12-binding domain-containing radical SAM protein; this translates as MVNIKTLLITLNAKYIHSSLALRYLQAYCSEGCGEIGIKEYTINNKLLNILSDVYKEKPDVIGVACYIWNIEMTMSLIRLIKKVLPRTVVIVGGPEVSYDPAVIMQEQPDIDYLIQGEGEVVLKALLRVLAGYGTVDSIDGLAFRTDGGQVMINGISQTVACLDEVPFPYTESSMKELKDKIIYYESTRGCPFNCQYCLSSATAGVRFRSLELVYEELTFFIKHNVRQVKFVDRTFNAAKRHYLPIMHFLSRQECETNFHFEIAVDLLDEEDIYFLKDVKAGRFQFEIGIQSTNGPTLQAISRVNHWDKITRNVAGLRAIDNIHLHLDLIAGLPEESYWQFGQSFNQVYQLKPHMVQLGFLKMLKGAGIRKNAQKYDYIYTDYAPYEVLANNSISYEELSRLKILEGLVDQFYNSGRFQYVLPFLIEQYGGDAFAFFHFLTVYWENRQYNMVDHSVKACYKHLIDFYNEQKPVTQPELLKELLKFNALMVEGGSVKPEFLPWDDSWEQEKTEFWRSTETVMKYIPDYQFTTWRELKKHYYIEVFSFNVAKYFFQPQAMQQELTPILISYKTKTSYQIIDRQDFCLEKRSK